Below is a genomic region from Candidatus Eisenbacteria bacterium.
TTAAGTGGATCAAGTTTTCCGACGCCGCCTGGACCGCCGACGAAAAGGGTTTCTACTACGCCCGCTTCGCCCCTCCCAAGGAGGGGGACGCCTACGAGGACGTGAACAAGAACCAGAAGCTGTACTATCACCGTCTCGGGGATCCGCAGACCCGGGACCGGCTGGTCTACGAACGGCCGGACGACCCGGAGATCGGTTTCGATCCTTACGTGACGCCGGACGGACGGTTTCTTCTGATCAATCTCTCCCGAGGGTCGGACCGCCGGAACGACGTCCACCTGCTCGATCTGCGCCGCCCGAACCGCGGGATGATCCGCCTCTTCGATCGCTTCGACGGCGTGTACGACTACGTGGGGAACCGCGGCGACGTTTTCTACTTTCGCACCAACAAGGACGCGCCCAACTACCGTCTGATCGCCGTCGACCTGAACCGGCCCGAGCAGAAGGAGTGGACCACGCTGATCCCCGAGAGCGACGCCGTCATCGACGGAATCGGCATGGCGCACGGTCACTTCGTGGTTTCGGCCATGGTGGACGTGAAGGCCCGCCTCACCCTCCACGACGGGAAAGGGAATCTCGTCCGCCGGATCGACCTCCCCGATATCGGCGCGGTGAACGGCGTTCGCTGCCGCCCGGACTGGGATGAGTTCTTCTACGATTTCGAGTCCTTCAACGTTCCGAGGACGATCTACCGCTACGACTTCACGCGGGGCGAGTCGGAAGTCTTCTTCGCGCCCGGCATCGACTACGACGTCTCCTCCTTCGTCACGGAGCAGGTTTTTTACAAGAGCAAGGACGGCACGCGGGTCCCCATGTTCCTGGTCCACAAAAAGGGGATCCCGATGGACGGTTCGAATCCGACCTTCGTCTACGCCTACGGCGGGTTCAACATCTCCATGACCCCCTATTTCCGGGCGTACTGGCTCGTCTGGCTCGAGATGGGCGGTATGCTCGCCGTGCCCAATCTCCGCGGCGGCGGCGAGTACGGGAATCGCTGGCACGAGGCGGGCATCCTGGACAAGAAGCAGAACGGGATCGACGATTTCATCTCCGCGGTGGAGTACCTGATCGAGAAGGGTTATACGTCGACGCCCAAAGTGGCGATCGGCGGGGGGAGCAACGGCGGGATGATGGTCGCCGCCGTCGCGAACCAGCGACCGGATCTTCTCGGCGCGGTGATCGCCGACGTGGGCGTGATGGACATGCTTCGATTCCACAAGTTCACCATCGGTTGGGCGTGGACCTCCGACTACGGCTCGCCCGACGACCCGGAGCAATTCCGCACGCTCCGCGCCTACTCTCCCTATCACAACATCCGCCCCGGCGTCCGATACCCGGCCGTTCTCGTTCTCACTTCCGATCACGACGACCGCGTGGTGCCGAGTCACTCCTTCAAGTACGCCGCCGCGCTGCAGGCGGCGCAGGAGGGAGACGCGCCGATCCTGATCCGCATCGAGGAGAAGGCGGGGCACGGCGCCGGGCTGCCGACGGACAAGCAGATCCAGGAGCGAGCCGACAAATGGGCTTTTCTCGAGGAAGTCCTCGGCATGGATGTAATGCCCTAAAGGATTCTCGGACGAACCGTGCGCGGGGCCCGGCGGCCGGACCGGGTCCCGCGGCGGGGAGAAAGCGATGAAGAGGATCTGCGTGTACGCTGCATCCAACCCTGGGCGGGACCGTCGTTTCGGGGAGGCCGCGGCGCGTCTCGGCCGGGTCGTCGCCTCGCGCGGCCTGGAAATGGTCTACGGCGGCGGACGGCTCGGCGTAATGGGCCGCGCGGCGGACGGAGCGATCGCGGCGGGCGGCCGAGTGACCGGAGTGATTCCGCGATTCATGGAGGCGCGGGTTCACCCCGGCCTCACCCGCGTCGAGTACGTGGAGACGATGCACGAGCGAAAGGCGCGCATGGCCGCGCTGGCCGACGGCTTCGTCACGCTCCCCGGCGGTCTCGGCACGCTGGAGGAGACCGTGGAGATCCTCACGTGGACCCAGCTCGGCCTGCACCGGAAGCCGCTCGGTCTCCTGAACGCCGCCGGGTACTACGACCCCTTGCTCGCCTGGATGGACCGCGCCGCACGTGAGGGCTTTCTCCGACCCGAGCATCGCGCCATGGTCCTGGTCGCCGGAGAGCCGGAGGATCTGCTCGGCCTCATGGCGGACTATCGGGCGCCGGCGTCGATCCTGGACGACGGCGCGGCCGGCGGCCCCCCCGGCGCCGCCTAGCCGGAGTCTGCTCTCCCCCGCTATCCGCCCCAAACGATTGAGGGGCGAACGGTATTTCCCCTTTCCCCGACCCTCCCCCGAGGCCGGACGGAACGCGCAAAGAGGTGAGTTTGCGGCCCGTTCCCCCTATAATAGGAGCAATCGAATCACACGGCCTCGGTCTGGCGGACCGGCGGCCCGAAAGGAACGAACGCAGAAAGGGGACGACGGCATGTCGGTCGATCTGGAGAAGATTCTGAGGCCGGTGGATAATCCCATACCACCCTTCCCGCCCAAGCAGATGACCATCGCGAGCGGGGAGGAGATGGTGATCCGCCAGGTGGAACGGGACGAGATTCCGGACGTGCTCGCCTATGTGGCGCCGCTGGTGCACGTGGAGCGCGACTTCTACGACGTGGTCGCCGCGCGCGTCTACTCGGAGCTGCTCGCCTACTACCGCCACCGCATGCAGGACGAGTACGTGCTGGTCGCCCAGATCGACGGGGAGATCGCCGCCGTCGTGAACGGCCGCCAGGTGAACGCCAAGACGGGGATGTCGCTCCACACGCTCGCACTCCGGCGCGGTCTCCGGATCGGCGCCCACGCCTTCGCCGCCAAAATGGAGTACCACATGGACGTGCTCGGCCACGACGAGGTGTTGATCGTCGCCGAATCGCCCATCGGTTTCCGGCGGTGGATGATCGAGTACAAACTGGAGAAGCGGTTCGACGTTCCTCACGAGCTGGGCGGCGTCCCCTCCTGGGCGCTCACCCGCGAGCTTTTCGAGCGCGCCCGAAGCACCCTCGTGGTGGGGCGGCGCCCCGTGCCGGAGAAGCTGCTCGCCAAGGCGACCGCGGGAATCCTTCCCCCCTCCGATCCGCCCACGCCGCCGCAGGATCTTCTCGCCGCGACCCGTTCCCTCTATGACCCCACCGGAACGGCGCTCATGCTCCAGCGGTGGAAGCAGGAAGGGAAGGTGTAGCCATGCGCGACGTCTACATCGCCGGAATCGGCATCACCACCTTTACACGGCTCGAGTATCCTCTCTCGGAGATCGCCTGCTATCCCTCCATGATGGCGATGAAGGACGCGGGCCTGAAAAAAGTGGATCACCTCTACGTGGCCAACATGGGCTCCGGGCGGGTGAACCACCAGAGCGGGCTCGCGAGCGCCGTCATCGACTCGCTCAGCCTCACGCCGGCCGGCGCGGAGGCGATCGAGAACGGCCCCGCCTCGGGCGCGTCGGCGGTGCGCGCCGGTTTCCTCGCGATCGCCTCGGGCATGCACGACGCGGTTCTCGTGACCGGCGCGGAGCGGATGCGTGAGGTGAACAACCTGGAGGCGACCGACTTCGTGGCCACCCTGACCCACCCGCTGGCGGAGTACATTTACGGCGTGACCCTTCCGTCGCTGGCGGCGATGTTCACGCGCCTCTACATGGAGAAGTACGGCGTCACGGCGCGGCACCTCGCCATGGTGGCGGTGAAGAACCAGAACAACGCGCTCCGGAACGAGTTCGCCCACCTGCACCAGAAGATCTCCGTCGAGGGGATTCTCGACTCGCCGGAAGCGATGACCAACAACCCCTACGTGTCGGAGCCGCTCCGCTTCTTCGACTGTTGCCCCGTCTCGGACGGCGGCGCGAGCGTGCTCTTGGTTTCCAAGGAGACGGCGAAGAAGCTCGGCCGGCCGATGATCCGGATCGCCGGCGTCGGCCAGGCGACGGACAGCCACGCCGTGCACGAACGCCCCGAGCCGACGGACCTGCCGGCGGTGCGGCTCGCCGCGAAGTCCGCCTTCGACATGGCCGGCCTCGCGCCGTCGGACGTACGGGTGGCGGAGCTGCACGACGC
It encodes:
- a CDS encoding S9 family peptidase → MKGRKIALFLATPLLLLPLRGEAVDYPETRRTDLVEEIHGTKVADPYRWMEDLDSEEIHRWVGEQNGLTFGFLEGIPGRKRITDRMTELWNYERFGMPTRRGNRYFFSKNDGLQNQSVYYVREALRGEPRVLIDPNGFSEDGTVALSQISISPRGRYVMYGTSESGSDWMTFHVRDVAGGKDMPDILKWIKFSDAAWTADEKGFYYARFAPPKEGDAYEDVNKNQKLYYHRLGDPQTRDRLVYERPDDPEIGFDPYVTPDGRFLLINLSRGSDRRNDVHLLDLRRPNRGMIRLFDRFDGVYDYVGNRGDVFYFRTNKDAPNYRLIAVDLNRPEQKEWTTLIPESDAVIDGIGMAHGHFVVSAMVDVKARLTLHDGKGNLVRRIDLPDIGAVNGVRCRPDWDEFFYDFESFNVPRTIYRYDFTRGESEVFFAPGIDYDVSSFVTEQVFYKSKDGTRVPMFLVHKKGIPMDGSNPTFVYAYGGFNISMTPYFRAYWLVWLEMGGMLAVPNLRGGGEYGNRWHEAGILDKKQNGIDDFISAVEYLIEKGYTSTPKVAIGGGSNGGMMVAAVANQRPDLLGAVIADVGVMDMLRFHKFTIGWAWTSDYGSPDDPEQFRTLRAYSPYHNIRPGVRYPAVLVLTSDHDDRVVPSHSFKYAAALQAAQEGDAPILIRIEEKAGHGAGLPTDKQIQERADKWAFLEEVLGMDVMP
- a CDS encoding acetyl-CoA acetyltransferase → MRDVYIAGIGITTFTRLEYPLSEIACYPSMMAMKDAGLKKVDHLYVANMGSGRVNHQSGLASAVIDSLSLTPAGAEAIENGPASGASAVRAGFLAIASGMHDAVLVTGAERMREVNNLEATDFVATLTHPLAEYIYGVTLPSLAAMFTRLYMEKYGVTARHLAMVAVKNQNNALRNEFAHLHQKISVEGILDSPEAMTNNPYVSEPLRFFDCCPVSDGGASVLLVSKETAKKLGRPMIRIAGVGQATDSHAVHERPEPTDLPAVRLAAKSAFDMAGLAPSDVRVAELHDAFTILEIAESEEAGFFPKGKGHIALEKGETALGGRLPINPSGGLKGKGHPVGATGVAQVHEIVTQLRGDAGERQVEGARVGFTCNFGGFGNNVVCLVLTRED
- a CDS encoding TIGR00730 family Rossman fold protein, whose amino-acid sequence is MKRICVYAASNPGRDRRFGEAAARLGRVVASRGLEMVYGGGRLGVMGRAADGAIAAGGRVTGVIPRFMEARVHPGLTRVEYVETMHERKARMAALADGFVTLPGGLGTLEETVEILTWTQLGLHRKPLGLLNAAGYYDPLLAWMDRAAREGFLRPEHRAMVLVAGEPEDLLGLMADYRAPASILDDGAAGGPPGAA